A window of Rhododendron vialii isolate Sample 1 chromosome 13a, ASM3025357v1 contains these coding sequences:
- the LOC131314706 gene encoding scarecrow-like protein 14 isoform X2 produces the protein MDFPFSSNVKDLSERVERDPAQENELCSSVLRYINQVLMEDDDLENKAFMIQDSTLDAAEKSLSEILIQKYPSFPNQHLPNEDTSSSSDDSITNSFSNCTNSRINAYNSAESAQISNLHKYNPKSFFPPTFRDTVPDLAIGDGGILDVEKNRLTLQLCKSKERILEVVEKDEGDFQESLVRGRKSLHREGSDLEDEMRSNKHFADCPHESFLREMFAKVSMSCDGNEANEENMESQQNESAKGSNVVLACTRKGAAKREAVDMRSLLIQCMESVANNDHRRANSLLKQIRSRSSPSGDGSQRLAHYFSNSLEARLLGTGSLQNKVLSGVSAISLSNADVLKAHKLCLSSFPFMETSYFFSAQSIMDLAQKADAIHIIHFGIVYGLHWPPLIQRLSTRPGGPPKLRITGIDLPVVGFRLGSRVKETGRRLANYCKRFSVPFQYNGFEQNWETVSVEELGIEKGEVLVVNCSFQLMYLLDDTLMEHSPRDAVLSLFRRINPDMFIHSIVNAAYNSPFFISRFREALFHYSALFDMFEANVPRENEERMLFEREILGNEILGIIACEGLERVRRPETYKQWQIRTQRARFKQLPLSQGIMKTVKAKVKNCYHKDFFVDEASNWLLEGWRGRVFYALSCWKPT, from the exons ATGGACTTTCCCTTTAGTTCTAATGTCAAGGATTTGTCCGAGAGAGTCGAAAGAGATCCTGCACAAGAAAATGAGCTATGCAGTTCTGTTCTAAGGTACATAAACCAGGTTTTAATGGAAGACGATGATTTGGAAAACAAGGCCTTCATGATCCAGGACTCCACTCTTGATGCTGCTGAGAAATCTTTATCTGAAATACTCATCCAGAAATACCCTTCCTTTCCAAATCAACATCTTCCCAACGAGGATACAAGCAGTAGCTCAGATGATAGCATCACTAACAGTTTCAGTAATTGCACTAACAGCCGTATCAATGCTTACAACTCAGCCGAATCTGCCCAAATTAGCAATCTCCACAAGTATAATCC gaaaTCATTCTTCCCTCCTACCTTTCGTGATACTGTGCCTGATTTAGCAATTGGAGACGGTGGCATTCTTGATGTTGAGAAAAACAGATTGACCCTTCAGCTTTGTAAGTCGAAGGAAAGGATTTTGGAAGTGGTGGAAAAGGATGAAGGGGATTTCCAAGAGAGTTTGGTTAGGGGAAGGAAAAGTCTTCACCGAGAGGGGAGTGATTTAGAAGATGAAATGAGAAGCAACAAGCATTTCGCGGACTGTCCTCATGAATCTTTTTTGCGTGAGATGTTTGCCAAGGTATCGATGTCATGCGATGGTAATGAGGCAAACGAGGAGAATATGGAATCACAGCAAAATGAGAGTGCAAAAGGGTCTAATGTCGTGTTGGCCTGCACTAGAAAAGGGGCTGCCAAAAGGGAAGCAGTAGATATGAGGAGTCTCCTGATACAATGTATGGAATCTGTGGCAAATAATGATCACAGAAGAGCAAATAGTCTATTGAAGCAGATAAGATCTCGTTCTTCTCCTTCGGGCGACGGATCCCAAAGGTTGGCACATTACTTTTCTAACAGCCTCGAGGCACGCTTGTTGGGCACTGGAAGCCTACAAAACAAAGTCCTTTCTGGCGTTTCGGCCATCAGTTTGTCGAATGCTGATGTGTTGAAAGCTCATAAGCTCTGCCTTTCGTCGTTCCCCTTCATGGAAACATCATATTTCTTTTCAGCCCAATCGATCATGGACCTAGCTCAGAAAGCAGATGCTATTCACATTATTCATTTTGGTATTGTTTATGGGCTTCATTGGCCTCCCCTTATTCAGCGACTCTCGACAAGGCCTGGTGGCCCCCCTAAGCTTCGGATCACAGGAATCGACCTTCCTGTAGTGGGTTTCCGGCTCGGTTCTAGGGTGAAGGAAACAGGACGGCGGTTAGCAAATTATTGCAAGAGGTTTAGTGTTCCTTTCCAGTACAATGGGTTTGAACAAAATTGGGAAACTGTTAGTGTTGAGGAGTTGGGAATTGAGAAAGGTGAGGTGCTTGTTGTCAACTGTTCGTTTCAGCTGATGTACCTACTCGACGACACACTAATGGAGCACAGTCCGCGCGATGCTGTTCTGAGCTTATTCAGGAGGATTAATCCGGATATGTTCATCCATTCGATAGTCAATGCAGCTTATAATTCCCCATTTTTCATCTCACGGTTCCGTGAGGCTTTATTCCACTACTCTGCATTGTTTGACATGTTTGAGGCCAATGTGCCGCGCGAAAATGAGGAGAGGATGTTGTTTGAGAGGGAAATTTTGGGGAATGAGATTCTGGGTATCATCGCGTGCGAAGGATTGGAGAGAGTTCGAAGGCCAGAGACATACAAACAGTGGCAAATTCGGACTCAGCGGGCCAGGTTCAAGCAACTTCCCCTGAGCCAAGGTATCATGAAGACAGTGAAAGCTAAGGTGAAAAACTGCTACCATAAGGATTTTTTTGTTGACGAGGCTAGTAATTGGTTGTTAGAGGGATGGAGGGGGAGAGTCTTTTATGCTCTCTCCTGTTGGAAACCTACCTAG
- the LOC131314706 gene encoding scarecrow-like protein 14 isoform X1 gives MDFPFSSNVKDLSERVERDPAQENELCSSVLRYINQVLMEDDDLENKAFMIQDSTLDAAEKSLSEILIQKYPSFPNQHLPNEDTSSSSDDSITNSFSNCTNSRINAYNSAESAQISNLHKYNPSFNGNFQTNPKSFFPPTFRDTVPDLAIGDGGILDVEKNRLTLQLCKSKERILEVVEKDEGDFQESLVRGRKSLHREGSDLEDEMRSNKHFADCPHESFLREMFAKVSMSCDGNEANEENMESQQNESAKGSNVVLACTRKGAAKREAVDMRSLLIQCMESVANNDHRRANSLLKQIRSRSSPSGDGSQRLAHYFSNSLEARLLGTGSLQNKVLSGVSAISLSNADVLKAHKLCLSSFPFMETSYFFSAQSIMDLAQKADAIHIIHFGIVYGLHWPPLIQRLSTRPGGPPKLRITGIDLPVVGFRLGSRVKETGRRLANYCKRFSVPFQYNGFEQNWETVSVEELGIEKGEVLVVNCSFQLMYLLDDTLMEHSPRDAVLSLFRRINPDMFIHSIVNAAYNSPFFISRFREALFHYSALFDMFEANVPRENEERMLFEREILGNEILGIIACEGLERVRRPETYKQWQIRTQRARFKQLPLSQGIMKTVKAKVKNCYHKDFFVDEASNWLLEGWRGRVFYALSCWKPT, from the coding sequence ATGGACTTTCCCTTTAGTTCTAATGTCAAGGATTTGTCCGAGAGAGTCGAAAGAGATCCTGCACAAGAAAATGAGCTATGCAGTTCTGTTCTAAGGTACATAAACCAGGTTTTAATGGAAGACGATGATTTGGAAAACAAGGCCTTCATGATCCAGGACTCCACTCTTGATGCTGCTGAGAAATCTTTATCTGAAATACTCATCCAGAAATACCCTTCCTTTCCAAATCAACATCTTCCCAACGAGGATACAAGCAGTAGCTCAGATGATAGCATCACTAACAGTTTCAGTAATTGCACTAACAGCCGTATCAATGCTTACAACTCAGCCGAATCTGCCCAAATTAGCAATCTCCACAAGTATAATCCTTCTTTTAATGGTAacttccaaaccaatccgaaaTCATTCTTCCCTCCTACCTTTCGTGATACTGTGCCTGATTTAGCAATTGGAGACGGTGGCATTCTTGATGTTGAGAAAAACAGATTGACCCTTCAGCTTTGTAAGTCGAAGGAAAGGATTTTGGAAGTGGTGGAAAAGGATGAAGGGGATTTCCAAGAGAGTTTGGTTAGGGGAAGGAAAAGTCTTCACCGAGAGGGGAGTGATTTAGAAGATGAAATGAGAAGCAACAAGCATTTCGCGGACTGTCCTCATGAATCTTTTTTGCGTGAGATGTTTGCCAAGGTATCGATGTCATGCGATGGTAATGAGGCAAACGAGGAGAATATGGAATCACAGCAAAATGAGAGTGCAAAAGGGTCTAATGTCGTGTTGGCCTGCACTAGAAAAGGGGCTGCCAAAAGGGAAGCAGTAGATATGAGGAGTCTCCTGATACAATGTATGGAATCTGTGGCAAATAATGATCACAGAAGAGCAAATAGTCTATTGAAGCAGATAAGATCTCGTTCTTCTCCTTCGGGCGACGGATCCCAAAGGTTGGCACATTACTTTTCTAACAGCCTCGAGGCACGCTTGTTGGGCACTGGAAGCCTACAAAACAAAGTCCTTTCTGGCGTTTCGGCCATCAGTTTGTCGAATGCTGATGTGTTGAAAGCTCATAAGCTCTGCCTTTCGTCGTTCCCCTTCATGGAAACATCATATTTCTTTTCAGCCCAATCGATCATGGACCTAGCTCAGAAAGCAGATGCTATTCACATTATTCATTTTGGTATTGTTTATGGGCTTCATTGGCCTCCCCTTATTCAGCGACTCTCGACAAGGCCTGGTGGCCCCCCTAAGCTTCGGATCACAGGAATCGACCTTCCTGTAGTGGGTTTCCGGCTCGGTTCTAGGGTGAAGGAAACAGGACGGCGGTTAGCAAATTATTGCAAGAGGTTTAGTGTTCCTTTCCAGTACAATGGGTTTGAACAAAATTGGGAAACTGTTAGTGTTGAGGAGTTGGGAATTGAGAAAGGTGAGGTGCTTGTTGTCAACTGTTCGTTTCAGCTGATGTACCTACTCGACGACACACTAATGGAGCACAGTCCGCGCGATGCTGTTCTGAGCTTATTCAGGAGGATTAATCCGGATATGTTCATCCATTCGATAGTCAATGCAGCTTATAATTCCCCATTTTTCATCTCACGGTTCCGTGAGGCTTTATTCCACTACTCTGCATTGTTTGACATGTTTGAGGCCAATGTGCCGCGCGAAAATGAGGAGAGGATGTTGTTTGAGAGGGAAATTTTGGGGAATGAGATTCTGGGTATCATCGCGTGCGAAGGATTGGAGAGAGTTCGAAGGCCAGAGACATACAAACAGTGGCAAATTCGGACTCAGCGGGCCAGGTTCAAGCAACTTCCCCTGAGCCAAGGTATCATGAAGACAGTGAAAGCTAAGGTGAAAAACTGCTACCATAAGGATTTTTTTGTTGACGAGGCTAGTAATTGGTTGTTAGAGGGATGGAGGGGGAGAGTCTTTTATGCTCTCTCCTGTTGGAAACCTACCTAG